The following proteins are encoded in a genomic region of Vidua macroura isolate BioBank_ID:100142 chromosome 10, ASM2450914v1, whole genome shotgun sequence:
- the A4GNT gene encoding alpha-1,4-N-acetylglucosaminyltransferase: MRLLRALPGQDTAGRQRSSSGSPAPVDPSQRGFPTACTACTARLLLAALREAPGMSPPLDPGSWSLQGHSGGSHTFSGTETEPAADLVFPCTLFLYLQKSLCMLQKVWVSSPGSWSLQESNSHRQGKKRCWKCRFVRTIIQHPCRRHAPKRSRKERMLRKIQICLCFCFVSGILYEISLLSSCVFSYLPMAQQYLTPEQVLNLGKSIIFLETTERLEPPPLVSCSVESAARIYQDRPIILFMRGLTNETALDMNTSYAAFSLLSSMKNVFLFPLQMETVFQETPLLQWYNQVVPEQEKNWVHVSSDASRLALIWKYGGIYMDTDVISIRPIPQESFLAAQKSRFSSNGIFGFPARHKFIWDCMENFVLKYNGNIWGNQGPFLMTRMLKTLCNLTDFQGTEDHSCQNISFLNPQRFYPIPYPAWSRYYQVWDKSPSFNHSYALHLWNFMNHNRKVVVAGSNTLAEKLYKTYCPTTYEDLIQNAKRTDLPGPEEVE; encoded by the exons ATGAGGCTGCTCcgagccctgccagggcaggacacAGCGGGGAGGCAGCGCAGCTCCTCGGGCTCTCCGGCGCCTGTGGATCCCTCCCAGCGCGGCTTCCCAACAGCCTGCACAGCCTGCACAGCTCgcctgctcctggcagccctCAG GGAGGCCCCAG GTATGTCCCCTCCGCTGGACCCTGGCTCCTGGTCCCTGCAGGGCCACTCAG GTGGATCCCACACCTTTTCTGGGACTGAGACTGAGCCAGCAGCAGACCTGGTTTTCCCTTGTACACTGTTCTTGTACCTCCAGAAATCCCTTTGCATGCTCCAGAAGGTTTGGGTGTCCTCACCAGGGAGCTGGTCTTTGCAGGAGTCCAACAGTCACCGCCAGGGCAAGAAGAGGTGCTGGAAATGTAGATTTGTCAGGACTATAATCCAG CACCCATGTCGGAGGCATGCCCCCAAACGCtccaggaaagaaagaatgttGAGGAAAATCCAGATATGCCTCTGTTTCTGCTTTGTCTCGGGCATTTTGTACGAGATCTCCCTCTTGTCCAGCTGTGTCTTCTCCTACTTGCCCATGGCCCAGCAGTACCTGACACCTGAGCAGGTGCTGAACCTTGGCAAAAGCATCATTTTCCTGGAGACGACGGAGCGCCTGGAGCCGCCCCCGCTGGTGTCATGCTCCGTGGAATCCGCTGCCCGGATTTACCAGGACAGGCCCATCATCCTCTTCATGAGGGGACTCACCAACGAGACAGCCTTGGACATGAACACCAGTTACGCAGCCTTCTCCCTCTTGTCTTCCATGAAGAAtgtcttccttttccctctccagaTGGAAACCGTCTTCCAGGAGACCCCTCTGCTCCAGTGGTACAACCAG GTGGTCCCGGAGCAGGAGAAGAACTGGGTGCACGTCAGCTCGGACGCCAGCAGACTGGCGCTCATCTGGAAGTACGGGGGCATCTACATGGACACGGATGTCATCTCCATCCGGCCCATCCCCCAGGAGAGCTTCCTGGCCGCGCAGAAGTCGCGCTTCTCCAGCAACGGGATCTTCGGCTTCCCTGCCCGCCACAAGTTCATCTGGGACTGCATGGAGAACTTCGTTCTCAAGTACAACGGCAACATCTGGGGCAACCAGGGCCCCTTTTTGATGACCAGGATGCTCAAAACGCTCTGCAACCTGACAGATTTCCAAGGCACTGAGGACCACAGCTGCCAGAACATCTCCTTCCTCAACCCCCAGCGTTTCTACCCCATCCCATACCCAGCCTGGAGCCGGTACTACCAGGTGTGGGATAAAAGCCCCAGTTTCAACCACTCCTACGCGCTGCACCTGTGGAACTTCATGAACCACAACCGCAAGGTCGTGGTGGCTGGCAGCAACACCCTGGCTGAGAAACTCTACAAAACCTATTGCCCCACCACCTACGAGGACCTGATCCAGAATGCCAAGCGCACGGATCTCCCAGGCCCTGAGGAGGTTGAGTGA